In one Arachis duranensis cultivar V14167 chromosome 9, aradu.V14167.gnm2.J7QH, whole genome shotgun sequence genomic region, the following are encoded:
- the LOC107464544 gene encoding protein MAIN-LIKE 1-like produces MGDDPGRLYRLDGVAHIAGVINDEPRRCISSVRRQQGMRLDERYVLYLHMAGLYHLARLNDRWFRLDEPLVSAFVERWRPETHTFHMPFGECTITLQDVAYQLGLPVDGHYVSGCLTDFHLYIEGGRRAWQWFHELLGVLPPENQVQKFAVNCTWFQETFGECPDGADEETVKRFARAYIMMLLGTQLFADKFGNCIHIRWLPYVARLEEMGGYSWGSAALAWLYRYMCRVTNRHVVKLAGPLQLLQSWIFWRFPSFRPTGYDEISWPLSSRWSGYNPGISNKGPRVQMARLKIDLLQPRDRTRRHPGCPSGGLGAAAYDVMAMCDVVDLFCGGRVASG; encoded by the exons CCTCGTCGTTGCATATCCAGCGTTAGGCGGCAGCAGGGGATGCGTCTTGATGAGAGGTACGTTCTGTACTTGCACATGGCCGGATTATACCATCTTGCGAGACTGAACGACAGATGGTTCCGACTAGACGAGCCCCTAGTCAGCGCATTCGTCGAGAGGTGGCGGCCTGAGACGCACACCTTCCACATGCCGTTCGGGGAGTGCACCATCACGCTTCAGGACGTTGCATACCAGCTGGGGTTACCAGTGGACGGACATTACGTCAGTGGTTGCCTGACGGACTTCCACCTGTACATTGAGGGTGGGCGGCGAGCTTGGCAGTGGTTCCATGAGTTGCTCGGTGTTTTACCTCCCGAGAACCAGGTTCAGAAATTCGCAGTCAACTGCACCTGGTTCCAGGAGACATTTGGAGAGTGTCCCGACGGGGCTGATGAGGAGACAGTTAAGCGCTTTGCCCGTGCCTATATCATGATGTTATTGGGCACGCAGCTGTTTGCCGACAAGTTCGGCAATTGTATACACATCAGATGGCTACCCTATGTTGCTCGGCTTGAGGAGATGGGTGGCTACAGTTGGGGGTCGGCGGCACTAGCATGGTTGTACCGGTACATGTGCCGAGTCACCAACAGACATGTCGTGAAGTTAGCTGGGCCTTTACAGTTACTGCAGTCTTGGATCTTCTGGAGGTTTCCTTCATTTAGGCCTACTGGGTATGATGAGATTAGCTGGCCCCTTTCCTCGAG ATGGTCTGGTTACAATCCTGGGATTAGCAACAAGGGACCTCGGGTACAGATGGCTCGCCTGAAGATCGACTTGTTACAGCCTCGGGAT CGCACTCGACGTCATCCAGGTTGTCCATCCGGAGGTCTTGGAGCCGCGGCATACGATGTTATGGCGATGTGTGACGTCGTTGATTTATTTTGCGGTGGTCGAGTGGCATCAGGTTGA